A region from the Salidesulfovibrio onnuriiensis genome encodes:
- the cpaB gene encoding Flp pilus assembly protein CpaB, giving the protein MSRSSRALAQIGIALLLSLVAAFLIFRWMSAQTAAKPQAQTAPVVVAKDALRKGGRITAELLAVKQFPLAVKPSGTFSEVQALVGKVLSVPVAANEPVTVSKLVRDKVIAGISPLVAPGKRAMSVKGNKVMGLAGFIHPGDRVDVLVSMTEGEKENPVTKVVLEWVKVLATGTQLEPAAEQGGTASVDVYTLELTPEESERLALAASQGELNFALRNAADNATVYTTGQTPKSALAAYRKGAEPRKVKSARSAHSVEVISGDALSRKKF; this is encoded by the coding sequence ATGAGCAGGTCCTCACGAGCACTGGCACAGATCGGCATAGCCCTGCTGCTTTCGCTGGTCGCCGCCTTTTTGATCTTTCGCTGGATGAGCGCCCAGACCGCCGCCAAGCCCCAGGCCCAGACCGCGCCCGTGGTGGTGGCCAAGGACGCCCTGCGCAAGGGCGGCCGGATCACCGCCGAACTGCTTGCCGTGAAGCAGTTTCCCCTTGCCGTGAAGCCCTCGGGAACCTTCAGCGAGGTTCAGGCGCTTGTCGGCAAGGTGCTTTCCGTGCCCGTGGCGGCCAACGAGCCCGTCACCGTGTCCAAGCTGGTGCGCGACAAGGTCATTGCGGGCATCAGCCCCCTGGTGGCCCCGGGTAAGCGGGCCATGTCCGTCAAGGGAAACAAGGTCATGGGTCTGGCCGGTTTCATTCATCCCGGCGACCGCGTTGACGTGCTCGTGTCCATGACCGAGGGGGAAAAGGAAAACCCGGTCACCAAGGTCGTTCTGGAATGGGTCAAGGTGCTGGCCACCGGTACCCAGCTGGAACCCGCCGCCGAGCAGGGAGGCACCGCGTCCGTGGATGTCTATACCCTGGAACTGACCCCCGAGGAGAGCGAGCGCCTGGCCCTGGCCGCCTCGCAGGGAGAGCTGAATTTCGCCCTGCGCAACGCCGCGGACAACGCCACAGTCTATACCACGGGCCAGACGCCCAAGTCGGCCCTGGCCGCCTACCGCAAGGGGGCCGAGCCTCGCAAGGTCAAGTCGGCCCGCAGTGCTCACAGCGTGGAGGTCATCTCCGGCGACGCCCTGAGCAGGAAGAAGTTCTAG
- a CDS encoding type II and III secretion system protein family protein, with translation MSRYRNAIIAVLVAVCLLAGFGSAGAEDVVISEAAKVIRLVSGKSVILKTDSHVSRVSIADPEAAGLMLLSPRQVYLTGKTFGTTNLTLWKGGRAMQVYDVQVVPDVSGLKRMLHELLPNEKGIKVMANSENITLAGSVTNAASLTAALNLAETVAPEKVVNLLRLDGVQQVMLEVRVAEMSRSVLNRMGVNFNTLIGQFTFYSFLNNLTSLNAEGTLTTMTDRINSVLSYSGKTMNFQGFIDALKSHGLARTLAEPNLICVSGESAHFLAGGEIPIPMPGALGTVGIEFKPFGVGLEFTPTVMSSDLINLKVAPEVSELDYSRSLELDGYEIPAITTRRASTVIELADGQSFAIAGLVSESLKENNYRFPVLGDIPVLGTLFRSVDFQKGKTELVIIVTAHLVKPLDRDKQTLPTDGFREPDDYEFFLLGLLEGQGNKSASAGSRGMNGAQPAGQPVPHPESGFDGDLGHAWPQ, from the coding sequence ATGTCGAGATACAGGAATGCAATCATCGCGGTTCTGGTGGCAGTGTGCCTGCTGGCCGGGTTTGGCTCCGCCGGGGCCGAGGATGTGGTGATTTCCGAAGCCGCCAAGGTCATCCGTCTTGTCTCGGGCAAGTCCGTGATCCTGAAGACCGACAGCCACGTGTCCCGCGTCTCCATTGCCGATCCCGAAGCCGCCGGCCTCATGCTGCTTTCGCCCCGGCAGGTCTACCTGACCGGCAAGACCTTCGGCACCACCAACCTGACCCTGTGGAAGGGGGGGCGGGCCATGCAGGTCTACGACGTCCAGGTGGTGCCGGACGTCTCGGGCCTCAAGCGCATGCTGCATGAATTGCTGCCCAACGAAAAGGGCATCAAGGTCATGGCCAATTCTGAGAACATCACCCTGGCGGGCAGCGTCACCAATGCGGCCAGCCTGACCGCGGCCCTGAACCTGGCCGAGACCGTGGCCCCGGAAAAGGTGGTCAATCTGCTGCGCCTGGACGGCGTGCAGCAGGTCATGCTCGAGGTCCGGGTGGCCGAGATGAGCCGCAGCGTGCTCAACCGCATGGGGGTCAACTTCAATACCCTGATCGGCCAGTTCACCTTCTATTCCTTCCTGAACAACCTGACCTCCCTGAACGCCGAAGGCACGCTCACCACCATGACGGACCGTATCAACAGCGTTCTGTCCTATAGTGGCAAAACGATGAATTTCCAGGGTTTCATTGATGCGCTCAAGTCCCATGGCTTGGCGCGCACCCTGGCCGAGCCTAACCTGATCTGCGTCAGCGGCGAGTCCGCCCATTTCCTGGCGGGCGGGGAAATTCCCATTCCCATGCCCGGCGCGCTGGGAACCGTGGGCATCGAGTTCAAGCCCTTTGGCGTAGGCCTGGAGTTCACCCCCACGGTCATGAGTTCCGATCTCATCAACCTCAAGGTGGCTCCCGAGGTTTCCGAGCTGGATTATTCCCGCTCCCTGGAATTGGACGGGTACGAGATCCCGGCCATTACCACCCGCCGGGCCTCCACGGTCATCGAGCTGGCCGACGGCCAGAGTTTCGCCATTGCCGGACTGGTGAGCGAGTCACTCAAGGAAAACAACTACCGGTTCCCGGTGCTCGGGGACATCCCGGTGCTCGGGACCCTGTTCCGCAGCGTGGATTTCCAGAAGGGCAAGACCGAGCTGGTCATCATTGTCACGGCCCATCTGGTCAAGCCCCTGGACAGGGACAAGCAGACCCTGCCCACGGACGGGTTCCGCGAGCCGGATGATTATGAATTTTTCCTGCTCGGTCTGCTGGAGGGGCAGGGAAACAAGTCCGCTTCGGCGGGAAGCCGTGGCATGAACGGGGCGCAGCCCGCCGGGCAGCCGGTGCCCCACCCGGAATCCGGGTTCGACGGCGACCTGGGCCATGCCTGGCCGCAATAG
- a CDS encoding AAA family ATPase yields the protein MDSRIIPVTLAVANNEERERLERIVREVPMARVQPEDAETMGVLIYEPGASADEDFPHIFQALESGQAEDVFLVGAAPDPELLIQAMRHGIREFLRFPVTREEFRAALMRVAMRESLEGHGPRGRLVSVLGSKAGLGVTTLAVNLACAVNERMPGEVAVLDLRQPVGEVPLFLDMEYEFTWGELVDDISRLDATYLRSAMAAHESGLHVLPAPTAKGAADGQEMALVIEYLRQAYPVVVVDCGPLEEGAFPKAVEQADAILMVTDLSMPALARTARLMETLRTEDPDAERRIRVAANRVTRDAGVDVDEAQAVLEKEISWRIPDDYAAALSALNQGVPWLLAAPRSHAAKEIRRMAADLVPGAGRDKGKGLTLSSLFRGLWPGERQRETDETVRVGA from the coding sequence ATGGACAGCCGAATAATACCGGTCACCCTGGCAGTGGCCAACAACGAGGAACGGGAACGGTTGGAACGGATAGTGCGCGAGGTTCCCATGGCGCGCGTCCAGCCCGAGGACGCGGAAACCATGGGCGTGCTCATCTATGAACCCGGCGCATCCGCGGACGAGGATTTTCCGCATATCTTCCAGGCCCTGGAATCCGGCCAGGCCGAGGACGTCTTTCTGGTGGGCGCGGCTCCGGACCCCGAACTGCTCATCCAGGCCATGCGCCACGGCATTCGGGAATTCCTCCGCTTTCCCGTGACCCGGGAGGAATTTCGTGCGGCCCTCATGCGCGTGGCCATGCGCGAAAGCCTGGAAGGACATGGCCCCCGGGGGCGGCTGGTTTCGGTGTTGGGCAGCAAGGCCGGGCTGGGCGTCACCACCTTGGCCGTGAACCTGGCCTGCGCCGTCAATGAACGCATGCCGGGCGAGGTTGCGGTGCTCGACCTGCGCCAGCCCGTCGGAGAGGTGCCGCTCTTCCTGGACATGGAATACGAATTCACCTGGGGCGAGCTGGTGGACGACATCTCCCGCCTGGACGCCACCTACCTGCGCAGCGCCATGGCCGCCCATGAATCCGGGCTGCATGTGCTGCCAGCGCCCACGGCCAAGGGCGCGGCGGACGGGCAGGAAATGGCCCTTGTCATCGAATATCTGCGGCAGGCGTACCCGGTTGTTGTAGTCGATTGCGGTCCATTGGAGGAGGGCGCGTTCCCCAAGGCTGTGGAACAGGCCGACGCCATTCTCATGGTCACGGATCTGAGCATGCCCGCCCTGGCCCGCACCGCCCGGCTCATGGAAACCCTGCGGACCGAAGACCCGGACGCCGAACGGAGGATCCGGGTTGCCGCCAACCGGGTGACCCGGGATGCCGGGGTGGATGTGGATGAAGCCCAGGCCGTGCTGGAAAAGGAAATTTCCTGGAGGATCCCCGACGATTACGCCGCGGCCCTGTCGGCTTTGAATCAGGGCGTTCCCTGGCTCCTGGCCGCGCCCCGGTCCCATGCCGCAAAGGAAATCCGCCGCATGGCCGCGGATCTGGTTCCGGGCGCGGGCAGGGACAAGGGCAAGGGATTGACTCTGTCCTCGCTGTTCCGGGGACTCTGGCCCGGCGAACGGCAACGGGAAACCGATGAAACCGTGAGGGTGGGCGCATGA
- a CDS encoding CpaF family protein: protein MKLAERLNRNAGKAGRRAEPPKTLAGSGDGSEDLYFEIKTRIHDRLIDLLDLTMLDRLSEEETKAEIAKVTEGLLWEEFQNAPLNLAERKRMLSEVQDEVVGLGPLEPFVKDHTVNDILVNGYKQIYVERSGKLELTKARFRDDDHLRKIIDRIVSRVGRRIDESQPMVDARLLDGSRVNAIIPPLALDGPSLSIRKFSKDPLEVSDLIRFGAFTDGMAQVFEGMVRTRLNIIISGGTGSGKTTLLNCLSRYIPEDERIVTIEDAAELQLKQDHLVRLETRPANIEGKGEITQRELVKNCLRMRPDRIIVGEVRTGEALDMLQAMNTGHDGSLTTIHANSPRDCLMRLETMVSMAGLNISDLSLKRYIASAVDVIIQANRLVDGSRKILSVQEVTGMEGEVITMQEIFAFEQTGINERGKVEGYFTGRGIRPRFSEKLERMSRSFPPDIFDVRQPEDRP from the coding sequence ATGAAGCTTGCCGAACGCCTGAACAGGAACGCGGGCAAGGCCGGCCGCAGGGCCGAGCCTCCCAAGACTCTCGCCGGAAGCGGCGACGGTTCCGAGGACCTGTATTTCGAGATCAAGACCCGGATTCACGACCGGCTCATCGACCTGCTGGACCTGACCATGCTGGACCGGCTCTCCGAGGAGGAGACCAAGGCCGAGATAGCCAAGGTCACCGAGGGGCTGCTCTGGGAGGAATTCCAGAATGCGCCCCTGAACCTGGCCGAAAGAAAGCGCATGCTTTCCGAGGTGCAGGACGAGGTCGTGGGCCTCGGGCCCCTGGAACCGTTCGTCAAGGACCACACGGTCAACGACATCCTGGTCAACGGCTACAAGCAGATCTACGTGGAGCGCTCCGGCAAGCTGGAATTGACCAAGGCCCGGTTCCGCGACGACGACCATCTGCGCAAGATTATCGACCGCATCGTTTCCCGGGTGGGGCGCCGCATCGACGAGTCCCAGCCCATGGTGGACGCCCGCCTGCTGGACGGATCGCGCGTGAACGCCATCATCCCGCCCCTGGCCCTGGACGGTCCGTCCCTGTCCATACGCAAGTTTTCCAAGGACCCCCTGGAGGTGAGCGACCTCATCCGCTTCGGGGCCTTTACCGACGGCATGGCCCAGGTCTTCGAGGGCATGGTCCGGACGCGGCTGAACATCATCATTTCGGGCGGCACGGGCTCCGGGAAGACCACGCTGCTCAACTGCCTGTCCCGCTATATCCCCGAGGACGAACGCATCGTGACCATCGAGGATGCGGCCGAACTGCAGCTCAAGCAGGACCACCTGGTGCGGCTGGAGACACGGCCCGCCAACATCGAGGGCAAGGGCGAGATCACCCAGCGCGAACTGGTCAAGAACTGCCTGCGCATGCGTCCGGACCGCATCATCGTGGGCGAGGTCCGCACCGGCGAGGCCCTGGACATGCTCCAGGCCATGAACACCGGTCACGACGGGTCCCTGACCACCATCCACGCCAACTCTCCCCGCGACTGTCTCATGCGCCTGGAGACCATGGTTTCCATGGCCGGGCTGAATATTTCCGACCTGTCCCTCAAGCGCTATATCGCCTCGGCCGTGGACGTCATTATCCAGGCCAACCGCCTGGTGGACGGTTCGCGCAAGATCTTGAGCGTGCAGGAGGTCACGGGCATGGAGGGCGAGGTCATCACCATGCAGGAGATCTTCGCCTTTGAGCAGACCGGCATCAACGAACGCGGAAAGGTGGAAGGCTATTTCACGGGCCGGGGAATCCGCCCCAGGTTCTCGGAGAAGCTGGAACGCATGAGCCGGTCGTTCCCGCCCGACATCTTCGACGTCAGACAACCGGAGGATCGGCCATGA
- a CDS encoding type II secretion system F family protein, whose product MMGLLLTVVAFVLVFVLVSGVISLVRARRDRVEDVVRGRLQALGHARIKGDGSSLVRRSSAMSDVPWFNRLLMKLRLAASMRRLIMMADAKGTPGAYLLGSAVLFLVFAYLVHALTQSVLGALFLGSVAGSLPVMYLRRLKNRRMDKFTNQLPDALDLMTRALKAGHTFNGSMQMVATEFEDPIGVEFRQTLDEINYGKNPDTALSSLLDRVECPDLKFFVVSVNIQRETGGNLAEIISNIARLVRERFELYGKVRVLSAEGKLSAMILTALPFAIAVILYLINEEYMSLLFTTETGRTIAMISLSVMTLGVLTIRKMIRIKV is encoded by the coding sequence ATGATGGGATTGCTGCTGACAGTGGTGGCCTTTGTGCTGGTCTTCGTGCTGGTTTCGGGCGTCATCTCCCTGGTCCGCGCACGGCGGGACCGTGTGGAGGACGTGGTGCGCGGCCGGTTGCAGGCCCTGGGACACGCCCGCATCAAGGGGGACGGGAGTTCCCTGGTCCGCAGGTCCTCTGCCATGAGCGACGTGCCCTGGTTCAACCGGCTGCTCATGAAGCTCCGGCTGGCGGCATCCATGCGCAGGCTGATCATGATGGCGGACGCCAAGGGAACCCCGGGGGCCTACCTGCTGGGTTCCGCGGTCCTGTTCCTGGTCTTCGCCTACCTGGTGCACGCCCTGACCCAGAGCGTGCTCGGGGCCCTGTTCCTGGGTTCCGTGGCCGGCTCCCTGCCCGTCATGTACCTGCGCAGGCTCAAGAACAGGCGCATGGACAAGTTCACCAACCAGCTCCCCGACGCCCTGGACCTCATGACCCGGGCCCTCAAGGCCGGGCATACCTTCAACGGCTCCATGCAGATGGTGGCCACCGAGTTCGAGGACCCCATCGGCGTGGAATTTCGGCAGACCCTGGACGAGATCAACTACGGTAAGAATCCGGACACGGCCCTTTCCTCCCTGTTGGACCGGGTGGAGTGCCCGGATCTCAAGTTCTTCGTGGTTTCGGTCAACATCCAGCGGGAAACCGGGGGCAACCTTGCGGAAATCATCTCCAACATCGCCCGGCTGGTGCGCGAGCGCTTCGAACTCTACGGCAAGGTCCGCGTGCTTTCCGCCGAGGGCAAGCTCTCGGCCATGATCCTCACGGCCCTGCCCTTTGCCATCGCCGTCATCCTCTATCTCATCAACGAGGAGTACATGAGTCTGCTCTTCACCACCGAGACCGGGCGCACCATCGCCATGATTTCCCTGTCCGTCATGACCCTGGGCGTGCTGACCATCCGCAAGATGATCAGGATCAAGGTATAG
- a CDS encoding type II secretion system F family protein — MNAAQYIPFIAALLGFVAVLLGVYGILGFLSGAGNVERIRARVEGRSSSGRSASRDVLAELGESVMGLFSRLGRKVGPQEDEEIGQARLKLVRAGVRNPDAFKVFQGSKLLLAVGLLAVALLARAMFLGGLGTSMTLFLLVGGAALGMYLPDFWLRSRRKKRLTSITNSLPDSLDLLVVCVESGMGLDQAITRVSEEIAPSSPELSEELYLLTLELRAGKKRSEALKSLSRRVGLDDLNSLVTLLIQADIFGISVGKTLRVYSDAMRKKRRQKAEEAAAKLPVKLMLPLILFILPALFLTILGPAGLMLADLFKNMPGR; from the coding sequence ATGAACGCCGCGCAATACATACCCTTCATCGCCGCCCTGCTGGGGTTCGTGGCCGTGCTTCTGGGCGTTTACGGCATCCTGGGCTTCCTTTCCGGCGCGGGCAACGTGGAACGCATCCGGGCCAGGGTGGAGGGGCGGTCCTCGTCTGGGCGGTCCGCCTCCAGGGACGTGCTGGCCGAGTTGGGCGAGAGCGTCATGGGCCTGTTCTCCCGACTGGGCAGAAAGGTCGGTCCGCAGGAGGACGAGGAAATCGGTCAGGCGCGGCTCAAGCTGGTGCGCGCCGGGGTGCGCAATCCCGACGCCTTCAAGGTCTTTCAGGGCAGCAAGCTGCTGCTGGCCGTGGGGCTGCTTGCCGTCGCGCTGCTGGCCCGCGCGATGTTCCTGGGCGGGCTGGGCACGAGCATGACTCTGTTCCTGTTGGTGGGCGGGGCCGCCCTGGGCATGTACCTGCCCGACTTCTGGCTGCGTTCCCGGCGCAAGAAGCGGCTGACCAGCATCACCAACTCCCTGCCCGATTCCCTGGACCTGCTGGTGGTCTGCGTGGAATCCGGCATGGGCCTGGACCAGGCCATCACCCGGGTCAGCGAGGAGATCGCCCCATCCAGCCCGGAACTGAGCGAGGAACTCTATCTCCTGACCCTGGAGCTGCGGGCGGGCAAGAAGCGTTCGGAGGCGCTCAAGTCCCTTTCCCGCCGGGTGGGGCTCGACGACCTGAACAGCCTGGTGACCCTGCTCATCCAGGCGGATATTTTTGGCATCAGCGTGGGGAAGACCCTGCGGGTCTATTCCGACGCCATGCGCAAGAAGCGTCGGCAAAAGGCAGAGGAGGCGGCCGCCAAGCTGCCGGTCAAGCTCATGCTGCCGCTTATACTGTTTATTCTTCCGGCCTTGTTCCTGACCATTCTGGGACCTGCGGGCCTCATGCTCGCCGACCTGTTCAAGAACATGCCGGGCCGATAG
- a CDS encoding tetratricopeptide repeat protein, producing the protein MNIVRTIVLLVAAVVLLGGCAAGNRGGQNFKEFAYGKDTSLDLSAEKHVQIARGYLARGNSEQAYMHLTKAQEKAPQDMDIHALKGELLIDQRQDELALNEFLIVLEAVPDHAAANQGAGIIYFRAGLYKEAEAHLSLAVTRDDSLWKAHNYLGILYDRRGDYDLAADAFSSALNGHQGKEAPAILNNLGMVHMARKDYGLAVQAFKRALQEGPPSSRIYNNLGVALAHGGNYAEALEAFRFASNEYVACNNLGFVLLSGGQPGEAIPYFERALELAPSFYTKASENLKRARMASRFGASGEIAGSTPNQLSPDAFPSEGQTVDGAAATVKTIAAPSSDALPAPCPGWSWRKPI; encoded by the coding sequence ATGAACATCGTGAGAACCATCGTATTGCTGGTTGCGGCCGTTGTCCTGCTGGGCGGGTGCGCCGCCGGGAATCGGGGAGGGCAGAACTTCAAGGAGTTTGCCTATGGCAAGGACACCTCCCTGGATCTGAGTGCGGAAAAACATGTGCAGATCGCCCGTGGGTATCTGGCGCGCGGCAATTCCGAACAGGCCTACATGCACCTGACCAAGGCGCAGGAAAAGGCACCCCAGGACATGGACATTCACGCCCTCAAGGGGGAACTGCTCATTGATCAGCGCCAGGACGAACTGGCCCTCAACGAATTCCTGATCGTGCTCGAGGCCGTTCCGGATCATGCCGCCGCCAATCAGGGCGCGGGCATCATCTATTTCCGCGCCGGTCTGTACAAGGAGGCCGAGGCCCATCTCTCCCTGGCCGTAACCCGCGACGACTCCCTGTGGAAGGCGCACAACTACCTGGGCATCCTGTATGACCGTCGGGGCGACTACGATCTGGCCGCGGACGCCTTTTCCTCGGCCCTGAACGGGCATCAGGGCAAGGAGGCCCCGGCCATCCTGAACAACCTGGGCATGGTGCACATGGCCCGCAAGGATTACGGGCTTGCCGTGCAGGCCTTCAAGCGGGCCCTTCAGGAAGGGCCTCCCTCCTCCCGTATCTACAACAACCTGGGCGTGGCCCTGGCCCACGGCGGCAACTACGCCGAGGCGCTCGAGGCCTTCCGGTTCGCGAGCAACGAATATGTGGCCTGCAACAATCTCGGGTTCGTGCTGCTTTCCGGCGGCCAGCCCGGGGAGGCCATTCCCTATTTCGAAAGGGCCCTCGAGCTGGCTCCTTCGTTCTATACCAAGGCATCGGAGAATCTGAAGCGCGCCCGCATGGCGTCCCGCTTCGGTGCTTCGGGCGAAATCGCAGGTTCTACCCCGAACCAGCTGTCCCCGGACGCTTTCCCATCCGAGGGACAGACCGTCGACGGGGCCGCGGCCACCGTGAAAACGATCGCGGCCCCGTCTTCAGACGCTCTTCCGGCCCCCTGCCCAGGGTGGAGCTGGCGGAAACCGATCTGA
- a CDS encoding SPOR domain-containing protein — protein MQDVFGIHVSSWRDLDWAQRHCRELEAKGYETWVNRVEIDGALWHRVLVGRYQSLEAAMQGRPSVLDSLGMDHALIYRLQAESMAVR, from the coding sequence TTGCAGGATGTGTTCGGCATTCATGTCAGTTCCTGGCGCGACCTGGACTGGGCGCAACGTCATTGCCGGGAGCTGGAGGCCAAGGGATACGAAACCTGGGTCAACCGGGTGGAGATCGACGGGGCTCTCTGGCATCGGGTGCTCGTGGGCCGTTACCAGAGCCTGGAAGCGGCCATGCAGGGGCGTCCCTCCGTGCTGGATTCGCTGGGAATGGACCATGCGCTCATCTACCGGCTGCAGGCCGAGAGCATGGCCGTCCGGTGA
- a CDS encoding hybrid sensor histidine kinase/response regulator encodes MAADPPQVFRVLAVDPDMEMLTSYRDVLCFEGEEPSALEALFDPLRSVPSNEEVAREPDQAAFEVSLHQDGRAALREAAHAIGRGGSFAVALVEMAQAGDLSGVEVAERLRGIDPNVEIVMMAASSGIPLKELNKRIPPPDKLLYIQKPFRSQELRQLANSLCHKWHAELQLKEFNERLSQIVDNRTQELNKVNRRLMRDISKRASVLKQLKASEKRYRLLFDKDITGNFAADGNGLILDCNEAFAAIFGFSSPQEAKGIDIHDLWETFQGEGDLREKLARGVRIKNYELEHRGRGGRILLLANVDAVRSQEGDLEEIRGYFFDITERKELEEQLRLAQKMEALGTLAGGIAHDFNNILGVIMGYAEIIQSGADTGSGLERRAGEILLAGGRARDLVTQILNFSRQGPQERQPMNLAPLVKEALKLLRSSIPTNIEIDVRILARDDRIMADATQVHQVLMNLCTNAAHAMREHGGRMAVEIADADDSDRACIPEELGRPEWFVRLTVRDTGHGIEPDLLDRIFDPFFTTKGLGEGTGMGLSMVHGIATRHEGHVHVESEPGNGAVFHVYLPRTPSLVKPEMASPPPLVFTRGRILFVDDEKPLVDVGREMLEGFGFEVVTRTSSIEALEAFRHRADDFDLVITDQAMPNMTGMELSREILKIRADQPIILCTGFSEAVSYERIREAGIGDFIMKPILKHELMQSMGRLLGGGDGDSDLIG; translated from the coding sequence GTGGCAGCGGATCCCCCCCAGGTATTCAGGGTGCTGGCAGTGGACCCCGACATGGAGATGTTGACCTCCTACAGGGATGTCCTGTGCTTCGAGGGGGAGGAGCCCTCCGCGCTGGAGGCCCTGTTCGATCCGCTTCGTTCCGTTCCCAGCAACGAGGAGGTGGCCCGGGAGCCGGATCAGGCCGCCTTCGAGGTCAGTCTGCATCAGGACGGCCGCGCGGCCCTCAGGGAGGCGGCCCATGCCATTGGCCGGGGCGGTTCCTTTGCCGTTGCCCTGGTGGAAATGGCCCAGGCCGGCGACCTGAGCGGCGTTGAGGTGGCCGAACGGCTGCGGGGCATCGATCCCAACGTGGAAATCGTCATGATGGCGGCCTCGTCCGGTATTCCGCTTAAGGAACTGAACAAGCGCATTCCTCCGCCTGACAAGCTGCTCTACATCCAGAAACCCTTCCGTTCCCAGGAGCTTCGGCAGCTGGCCAATTCCCTGTGTCACAAATGGCATGCGGAGCTGCAACTCAAGGAATTCAACGAGCGTCTTTCCCAGATCGTGGACAACCGCACCCAGGAGCTGAACAAGGTCAACCGCAGGCTCATGCGCGATATTTCCAAGCGCGCCTCGGTGCTCAAGCAGCTCAAGGCCAGCGAGAAGCGCTACCGCCTGCTGTTCGACAAGGACATCACCGGCAACTTCGCGGCGGACGGGAACGGGCTCATTCTGGATTGCAACGAGGCCTTTGCGGCCATATTCGGTTTTTCCTCCCCGCAGGAGGCGAAGGGCATCGATATCCATGATCTCTGGGAGACGTTTCAGGGCGAGGGCGACCTGCGGGAAAAGCTGGCCCGGGGGGTGCGCATCAAGAATTACGAACTGGAACACCGGGGGAGGGGCGGGCGGATCCTGTTGCTGGCCAACGTGGATGCGGTCCGGTCCCAGGAAGGCGACCTGGAGGAGATCCGCGGCTACTTCTTCGATATCACCGAGCGCAAGGAACTGGAGGAGCAGCTCCGCCTGGCGCAGAAGATGGAGGCCCTGGGGACCTTGGCCGGTGGCATTGCCCACGACTTCAACAACATTCTCGGAGTGATCATGGGCTATGCCGAGATCATTCAGAGCGGGGCAGATACGGGGTCGGGCCTGGAGCGGCGCGCGGGCGAGATCTTGCTGGCCGGCGGACGGGCCCGTGACCTGGTGACGCAGATTCTCAATTTTTCCCGCCAGGGGCCTCAGGAGCGCCAACCCATGAATCTGGCCCCCTTGGTCAAGGAGGCGCTCAAGCTGCTCCGTTCCAGCATCCCAACCAACATCGAGATCGATGTCCGGATCCTGGCCCGGGACGACCGCATCATGGCCGACGCCACCCAGGTGCACCAGGTGCTCATGAACCTGTGCACCAATGCGGCGCACGCCATGCGCGAACACGGGGGCCGCATGGCCGTGGAGATCGCAGACGCCGATGATTCGGACCGGGCCTGCATTCCCGAGGAACTGGGACGCCCGGAATGGTTCGTGCGCCTCACCGTGCGCGACACGGGGCACGGCATCGAGCCGGACCTTCTGGACCGCATTTTCGATCCGTTCTTCACCACCAAGGGGCTGGGGGAAGGCACGGGCATGGGGCTTTCCATGGTTCACGGCATCGCCACCCGGCACGAGGGGCATGTGCACGTGGAGAGCGAGCCCGGCAACGGCGCGGTTTTTCACGTCTATCTTCCCCGTACGCCCAGCCTGGTCAAACCCGAGATGGCTTCGCCGCCGCCGTTGGTCTTCACCCGGGGGCGCATCCTGTTCGTGGACGATGAAAAGCCCCTGGTGGACGTGGGCCGGGAAATGCTGGAGGGTTTCGGTTTCGAGGTGGTCACCCGCACCAGCAGCATCGAGGCTCTGGAGGCCTTCCGCCACCGGGCCGACGACTTCGACCTGGTCATCACGGACCAGGCCATGCCCAACATGACCGGCATGGAGCTCTCCCGCGAGATCCTCAAGATCCGCGCGGATCAGCCCATCATCCTGTGCACCGGGTTCAGCGAGGCGGTTTCCTACGAACGGATCCGCGAGGCGGGCATCGGCGATTTCATCATGAAGCCCATACTCAAGCACGAGCTCATGCAGAGCATGGGCAGGCTGTTGGGCGGCGGTGACGGGGATTCCGACCTGATCGGCTAG